From a region of the Mytilus galloprovincialis chromosome 3, xbMytGall1.hap1.1, whole genome shotgun sequence genome:
- the LOC143067718 gene encoding kyphoscoliosis peptidase-like produces the protein MGCNPSIEVHVEADDIQDGDVVGCFCGGISQGCMGRLKNAPVPYILRAPTGKKKEIIKYSDIEKFKEIDDHALNVPGSALKSIKSLTKYLVAICDTDKEKVRSFFVWITANISYETSNNKGGGESLTDPNTVFRRRAGDAVGYCNLFATMCKSSGVPVVNLSGFAKRTDHDPEIPYTPHDSPDHAWNAVFVDDDWRFVDCCWGAGYEDETCYWVRKYEEFWFLTDPDKFINDHYPWTSSDRKINNNWQLLKQPITLAEYNKLVKLEETAKDWGLDFSHKEPILIFRKEVHITITASILVRNITCAMETIDHVKMDDYTLVYQFDTLTYSVQARPPSPGTYVLRIYGKKDGEISQPAQLMVKYLLKCTDVNNYVKSLPYVFTHAQTYHVTLHEPHARELPAKSKVKIRLSSQYLRQIMVENIPLECDENGTWEGKITTPQSGDAIVIYGSTSDDANGKFHSLYKFYIVDKKPK, from the exons ATGGGGTGTAACCCATCCATTGAAGTGCATGTTGAAGCTGACGACATTCAAGATGGTGATGTTGTTGGGTGCTTCTGCGGGGGAATCTCTCAAGGGTGTATGGGCCGACTAAAAAACGCACCTGTTCCATATATTCTACGAGCGCCGActggaaagaaaaaagaaatcatCAAGTATTCAGATATAGAAAAGTTCAAAGAAATTGATGATCATGCTTTGAAT GTTCCAGGGTCAGCATTGAAGTCCATCAAAAGCTTAACGAAATATCTGGTAGCAATATGTGATACTGACAAGGAGAAAGTTCGATCATTCTTTGTATGGATAACAGCAAATATTTC GTATGAAACATCGAACAATAAAGGTGGTGGCGAGTCCCTGACAGACCCAAATACTGTGTTCCGCAGACGAGCAGGAGATGCGGTCGGCTATTGCAACCTGTTCGCAACAATGTGCAA GAGTTCTGGTGTTCCTGTTGTGAATCTATCAGGTTTTGCTAAGCGCACGGACCACGATCCAGAAATACCTTACACACCACATGATTCTCCTGATCACGCATGGAATGCTGTCTTTGTTGACGACGATTGGCGCTTTGTCGACTGCTGTTGGGGAGCTGGTTACGAAGATGAGACTTGTTATTGGGTAAGGAAATACGAAGAATTCTGGTTTCTTACAGATCCAGATAAATTCATCAACGATCATTATCCATGGACAAGCTCTGATAGAAAGATCAATAATAATTGGCAGCTTCTCAAACAACCAATAACTTTAGCTGAATACAACAAACTTGTCAAGCTCGAGGAAACTGCAAAGGATTGGGGATTAGATTTTTCGCATAAAGAGCCTATTCTCATTTTTAGAAAAGAAGTTCACATCACAATTACTGCCAGCATTCTTGTTAGAAACATAACGTGCGCCATGGAGACCATAGATCATGTGAAAATGGATGATTACACGTTAGTTTATCAATTTGACACTCTAACATACAGTGTCCAAGCCAGACCTCCGTCCCCAGGAACCTATGTACTTAGAATTTACGGGAAGAAAGATGGCGAGATTTCACAGCCGGCACAGTTAATGGTTAAATATCTTCTAAAATGTACAGATGTCAACAACTACGTAAAGTCTCTGCCATATGTATTTACACATGCGCAAACTTATCATGTTACCCTCCATGAACCACATGCTCGAGAGCTTCCTGCAAAGTCCAAAGTTAAAATCCGTCTGTCTTCACAGTATCTTCGACAAATCATGGTAGAAAACATCCCTCTTGAATGCGATGAAAACGGAACATGGGAAGGGAAAATAACAACACCCCAGTCTGGAGATGCCATCGTTATATATGGCAGTACTTCTGATGATGCAAATGGAAAATTTCATTCACTTTACAAATTTTACATTGTAGATAAAAAACCAAAATAG